A DNA window from Mastomys coucha isolate ucsf_1 unplaced genomic scaffold, UCSF_Mcou_1 pScaffold21, whole genome shotgun sequence contains the following coding sequences:
- the Arhgef1 gene encoding rho guanine nucleotide exchange factor 1 isoform X2, translating into MGEVAGGAAPGPPRSGLVSIIIGAEDEDFENELEAVSRNSEDQNSQFQSLEQVKRRPAHLMALLQHVALQFEPGPLLCCLHADMLSSLGPKEAKKAFLDFYHSFLEKTAVLRVPVPPNVAFELDRTRPDLISEDVQRRFIQEVVQSQQAAVSRQLEDFRSKRLMGMTPWEQELSLLEPWIGKDRGNYEARERHVAERLLSHLEEIQHTISTDEEKSAAVVTAISLYMRHLGVRTKSGDKKSGRNFFRKKVMGNRRSDEPPKTKKGLSSILDPARWNRGEPSAPDCRHLKVEVDEKPGPADRKGGLGTSSRDRTVGTPGQDNPGISLHPLSTDSLDSRDPGVDTPQEPGDTPPQGPTSLEPLVPPESTEDNGETERRWKRWVPGPWVGGGPALPHLSQPLPLPMATSSPSPPVRGGVVRLSGRLGRSESLRVSDRRRPSRGSLGAKGRGGGRSRSDVDMDPGSATAVLGPTRRATYVTSPFPEPGDDGEPGRSGLELEPEEPPGWRELVPPDTLLSLPKSQVKRQEVISELLVTEAAHVRMLRVLHDLFYQPMADGGFFPLEELQNIFPSLDELIEVHSLFLDRLMKRRQESGYLIEEIGDVLLARFDGAEGSWFQKISSRFCSRQSFALEQLKAKQRKEPRFCAFVQEAESRPRCRRLQLKDMIPTEMQRLTKYPLLLQSIGQNTEEPAERGKVELAAECCREILHHVNQAVRDMEDLLRLKDYQRRLDLTHIRQSSDPMLSEFKNLDITKKKLVHEGPLTWRVTKDKAVEVHVLLLDDLLLLLQRQDERLLLKSHSRTLTPTPDGKTMLRPVLRLTSAMTREVATDHKAFYVIFTWDHEAQIYELVAQTSSERKNWCALITETAGSLKVPAPASRHKPRPSPSSTREPLLSSSENGTGGTEIAPADARTERILNDLLPFCRPGPEGQLAATALQKVLSLKQILLSTEEDSGAGPPSNGDGVPGGGAPSPAHTQEIEENLLSLEVAIRQLEELEEEFCRLRPLLSQLGGTLSPNLAAPERSAQTGLS; encoded by the exons ATGGGGGAAGTCGCCGGAGGGGCG GCCCCAGGGCCTCCCCGGTCTGGCCTGGTGTCCATCATCATCGGGGCTGAGGATGAGGATTTTGAGAACGAGCTGGAGGCGGTGAGCAGG AACTCAGAAGATCAAAACAGCCAATTCCAGAGCCTGGAGCAAGTGAAACGACGCCCAGCCCACCTCATGGCCCTCCTGCAGCACGTGGCCCTGCAGTTCGAGCCAGGACCACTG CTCTGCTGCCTGCACGCAGACATGCTAAGCTCACTGGGCCCCAAAGAAGCCAAGAAAGCCTTCCTCGACTTCTATCACAGTTTCCTGGAGAAGACTGCG GTTCTTCGGGTGCCCGTCCCTCCCAATGTCGCTTTTGAACTTG ATCGTACTCGGCCTGATCTCATCTCTGAGGATGTCCAGAGGCGGTTCATACAAGAGGTGGTGCAGAGCCAGCAGGCAGCCGTGAGCCGTCAGCTAGAGGACTTCCGCTCCAAGCGGCTCATGGGCATGACGCCCTGGGAGCAGGAACTGAGCCTGCTAGAACCTTGGATTGGGAAAGACCGAGGCAACTATGAGGCCCGGGAGCGGCATGTTGCAGAGCGGCTGCTCTCCCACCTAGAGGAAATCCA aCATACCATCTCTACAGATGAAGAGAAAAG CGCTGCTGTGGTCACTGCCATCAGCCTCTATATGCGCCACCTTGGGGTCCGGACCAAGAGTGGGGACAAGAAGTCAGGGAGGAACTTCTTCCGGAAAAAG GTGATGGGGAATCGGAGGTCAGATGAGCCCCCCAAGACAAAGAAAGGGCTGAGCAGTATCCTAGATCCTGCCCGTTGGAACCGGGGAGAGCCATCTG CTCCAGATTGTCGACATCTAAAGGTCGAGGTTGATG AGAAGCCAGGCCCTGCAGATCGGAAGGGAGGCCTGGGTACGTCTTCTCGGGACAGGACTGTTGGGACTCCTGGGCAGGACAACCCAGGAATCTCCCTGCACCCTCTGTCTACAGACAGCCTCGACTCCCGGGATCCAG GTGTGGATACCCCGCAGGAGCCAGGGGATACACCTCCACAGGGCCCTACCAGCCTGGAGCCCCTGGTGCCCCCAGAGAGCACGGAGGACAATGGCGAGACTGAGAG AAGGTGGAAGAGGTGGGTGCCTGGGccctgggtggggggagggccagccctcccccatctctcccagcccctccccctccccatggccACCTCCTCCCCTTCACCCCCTGTGAGGGGAGGGGTGGTTAG GCTGTCAGGGCGTCTGGGGCGCTCAGAGAGCCTGCGGGTGAGTGACCGCCGCCGGCCTTCCCGGGGCAGCCTCGGGGCTAAGGGCCGGGGTGGGGGCCGTTCCCGGAGCGACGTGGACATGGACCCAGGCTCCGCTACGGCCGTGCTTGGCCCTACCCGACGAGCCACGTACGTCACTTCCCCCTT CCCTGAGCCTGGAGATGATGGGGAGCCAGGACGCTCAGGCCTGGAACTGGAACCAGAAGAACCTCCTGGGTGGAGGGAACTCGTTCCCCCAGACACTCTGCTCAGCCTGCCCAAAAGCCAAGTGAAGCGGCAAGAAGTCATCAGCG AGCTGCTGGTGACGGAGGCAGCTCACGTGCGCATGCTACGGGTACTGCATGACCTCTTCTACCAGCCCATGGCAGATGGAGGCTTCTTCCCTCTGGAGGAGCTGCAGAACATCTTCCCCAGCCTGGATGAGCTCATCGAGGTGCACT CCCTGTTCCTCGATCGCTTGATGAAGCGGAGACAAGAGAGTGGCTACCTCATTGAGGAGATCGGTGATGTGCTACTGGCCCGG TTCGATGGTGCTGAGGGTTCATGGTTCCAGAAGATCTCCTCCCGCTTCTGCAGCCGCCAGTCATTCGCTCTAGAGCAGCTCAAAGCCAAGCAGCGCAAGGAGCCTCGATTCTGTGCCTTCGTGCAG gaagctgagagccgCCCACGATGCCGGCGCCTACAATTAAAGGACATGATCCCCACTGAGATGCAGCGACTGACCAAGTACCCACTGCTGCTACAGAGTATTGGGCAGAACACAG AAGAGCCTGCGGAACGGGGGAAAGTGGAGCTTGCCGCTGAGTGCTGCCGTGAGATTCTGCACCATGTCAATCAAGCCGTCCGTGACATGGAGGACCTGCTG CGGCTCAAGGATTACCAGCGTCGCCTGGACTTGACTCACATACGGCAGAGCAGTGACCCTATGCTGAGCGAGTTCAAG aaCCTTGACATCACTAAGAAGAAGTTGGTCCATGAAGGCCCCCTCACATGGCGAGTAACCAAAGACAAAGCTGTAG AGGTGCACGTGCTCTTGCTGGAcgacctgctgctgctgctccagcgCCAGGATGAGAGGCTGCTGCTCAAGTCGCACAGCCGGACACTGACACCCACGCCTGACGGCAAGACCATGCTTCGGCCTGTGCTCCGGCTCACCTCTGCCATGACCCGAGAGGTGGCCACTG ATCACAAAGCTTTCTACGTCATTTTTACCTGGGACCATGAAGCCCAGATATATGAGCTGGTGGCACAGACATCGTCAGAACGCAAGAA CTGGTGTGCCCTCATCACTGAGACTGCCGGATCCCTGAAggtccctgcccctgcctcccgcCACAAACCCCGGCCCAGCCCAAGCAG CACCCGAGAGCCCCTGCTAAGCAGCTCTGAGAATGGCACTGGAGGCACAGAGATTGCTCCAGCTGATG CCCGGACAGAGCGGATCCTCAATGACCTCCTGCCCTTCTGCAGACCAGGCCCAGAGGGCCAACTTGCTGCCACAGCCCTTCAAAAAG TACTGTCCCTGAAACAGATCCTGTTAAGCACTGAGGAAGACAGTGGAGCGGGGCCTCCCAGCAATGGTGATGGGGTGCCTGGTGGTGGTGCCCCCAGCCCAGCACACACCCAGGAGATTGAGGAAAACCTGCTTAGCCTAGAAGTGGCCATCAGACAACTGGAG GAGTTAGAAGAGGAATTTTGTCGCCTAAGacccctcctgtctcagcttggAGGGACTCTGTCCCCCAACCTGGCTGCACCTGAACGCTCTGCTCAGACAG GCCTTTCATGA
- the Arhgef1 gene encoding rho guanine nucleotide exchange factor 1 isoform X3, whose product MGEVAGGAAPGPPRSGLVSIIIGAEDEDFENELEANSEDQNSQFQSLEQVKRRPAHLMALLQHVALQFEPGPLLCCLHADMLSSLGPKEAKKAFLDFYHSFLEKTAVLRVPVPPNVAFELDRTRPDLISEDVQRRFIQEVVQSQQAAVSRQLEDFRSKRLMGMTPWEQELSLLEPWIGKDRGNYEARERHVAERLLSHLEEIQHTISTDEEKSAAVVTAISLYMRHLGVRTKSGDKKSGRNFFRKKVMGNRRSDEPPKTKKGLSSILDPARWNRGEPSAPDCRHLKVEVDAEKPGPADRKGGLGTSSRDRTVGTPGQDNPGISLHPLSTDSLDSRDPGVDTPQEPGDTPPQGPTSLEPLVPPESTEDNGETERRWKRWVPGPWVGGGPALPHLSQPLPLPMATSSPSPPVRGGVVRLSGRLGRSESLRVSDRRRPSRGSLGAKGRGGGRSRSDVDMDPGSATAVLGPTRRATYVTSPFPEPGDDGEPGRSGLELEPEEPPGWRELVPPDTLLSLPKSQVKRQEVISELLVTEAAHVRMLRVLHDLFYQPMADGGFFPLEELQNIFPSLDELIEVHSLFLDRLMKRRQESGYLIEEIGDVLLARFDGAEGSWFQKISSRFCSRQSFALEQLKAKQRKEPRFCAFVQEAESRPRCRRLQLKDMIPTEMQRLTKYPLLLQSIGQNTEEPAERGKVELAAECCREILHHVNQAVRDMEDLLRLKDYQRRLDLTHIRQSSDPMLSEFKNLDITKKKLVHEGPLTWRVTKDKAVEVHVLLLDDLLLLLQRQDERLLLKSHSRTLTPTPDGKTMLRPVLRLTSAMTREVATDHKAFYVIFTWDHEAQIYELVAQTSSERKNWCALITETAGSLKVPAPASRHKPRPSPSSTREPLLSSSENGTGGTEIAPADARTERILNDLLPFCRPGPEGQLAATALQKVLSLKQILLSTEEDSGAGPPSNGDGVPGGGAPSPAHTQEIEENLLSLEVAIRQLEELEEEFCRLRPLLSQLGGTLSPNLAAPERSAQTGLS is encoded by the exons ATGGGGGAAGTCGCCGGAGGGGCG GCCCCAGGGCCTCCCCGGTCTGGCCTGGTGTCCATCATCATCGGGGCTGAGGATGAGGATTTTGAGAACGAGCTGGAGGCG AACTCAGAAGATCAAAACAGCCAATTCCAGAGCCTGGAGCAAGTGAAACGACGCCCAGCCCACCTCATGGCCCTCCTGCAGCACGTGGCCCTGCAGTTCGAGCCAGGACCACTG CTCTGCTGCCTGCACGCAGACATGCTAAGCTCACTGGGCCCCAAAGAAGCCAAGAAAGCCTTCCTCGACTTCTATCACAGTTTCCTGGAGAAGACTGCG GTTCTTCGGGTGCCCGTCCCTCCCAATGTCGCTTTTGAACTTG ATCGTACTCGGCCTGATCTCATCTCTGAGGATGTCCAGAGGCGGTTCATACAAGAGGTGGTGCAGAGCCAGCAGGCAGCCGTGAGCCGTCAGCTAGAGGACTTCCGCTCCAAGCGGCTCATGGGCATGACGCCCTGGGAGCAGGAACTGAGCCTGCTAGAACCTTGGATTGGGAAAGACCGAGGCAACTATGAGGCCCGGGAGCGGCATGTTGCAGAGCGGCTGCTCTCCCACCTAGAGGAAATCCA aCATACCATCTCTACAGATGAAGAGAAAAG CGCTGCTGTGGTCACTGCCATCAGCCTCTATATGCGCCACCTTGGGGTCCGGACCAAGAGTGGGGACAAGAAGTCAGGGAGGAACTTCTTCCGGAAAAAG GTGATGGGGAATCGGAGGTCAGATGAGCCCCCCAAGACAAAGAAAGGGCTGAGCAGTATCCTAGATCCTGCCCGTTGGAACCGGGGAGAGCCATCTG CTCCAGATTGTCGACATCTAAAGGTCGAGGTTGATG CAGAGAAGCCAGGCCCTGCAGATCGGAAGGGAGGCCTGGGTACGTCTTCTCGGGACAGGACTGTTGGGACTCCTGGGCAGGACAACCCAGGAATCTCCCTGCACCCTCTGTCTACAGACAGCCTCGACTCCCGGGATCCAG GTGTGGATACCCCGCAGGAGCCAGGGGATACACCTCCACAGGGCCCTACCAGCCTGGAGCCCCTGGTGCCCCCAGAGAGCACGGAGGACAATGGCGAGACTGAGAG AAGGTGGAAGAGGTGGGTGCCTGGGccctgggtggggggagggccagccctcccccatctctcccagcccctccccctccccatggccACCTCCTCCCCTTCACCCCCTGTGAGGGGAGGGGTGGTTAG GCTGTCAGGGCGTCTGGGGCGCTCAGAGAGCCTGCGGGTGAGTGACCGCCGCCGGCCTTCCCGGGGCAGCCTCGGGGCTAAGGGCCGGGGTGGGGGCCGTTCCCGGAGCGACGTGGACATGGACCCAGGCTCCGCTACGGCCGTGCTTGGCCCTACCCGACGAGCCACGTACGTCACTTCCCCCTT CCCTGAGCCTGGAGATGATGGGGAGCCAGGACGCTCAGGCCTGGAACTGGAACCAGAAGAACCTCCTGGGTGGAGGGAACTCGTTCCCCCAGACACTCTGCTCAGCCTGCCCAAAAGCCAAGTGAAGCGGCAAGAAGTCATCAGCG AGCTGCTGGTGACGGAGGCAGCTCACGTGCGCATGCTACGGGTACTGCATGACCTCTTCTACCAGCCCATGGCAGATGGAGGCTTCTTCCCTCTGGAGGAGCTGCAGAACATCTTCCCCAGCCTGGATGAGCTCATCGAGGTGCACT CCCTGTTCCTCGATCGCTTGATGAAGCGGAGACAAGAGAGTGGCTACCTCATTGAGGAGATCGGTGATGTGCTACTGGCCCGG TTCGATGGTGCTGAGGGTTCATGGTTCCAGAAGATCTCCTCCCGCTTCTGCAGCCGCCAGTCATTCGCTCTAGAGCAGCTCAAAGCCAAGCAGCGCAAGGAGCCTCGATTCTGTGCCTTCGTGCAG gaagctgagagccgCCCACGATGCCGGCGCCTACAATTAAAGGACATGATCCCCACTGAGATGCAGCGACTGACCAAGTACCCACTGCTGCTACAGAGTATTGGGCAGAACACAG AAGAGCCTGCGGAACGGGGGAAAGTGGAGCTTGCCGCTGAGTGCTGCCGTGAGATTCTGCACCATGTCAATCAAGCCGTCCGTGACATGGAGGACCTGCTG CGGCTCAAGGATTACCAGCGTCGCCTGGACTTGACTCACATACGGCAGAGCAGTGACCCTATGCTGAGCGAGTTCAAG aaCCTTGACATCACTAAGAAGAAGTTGGTCCATGAAGGCCCCCTCACATGGCGAGTAACCAAAGACAAAGCTGTAG AGGTGCACGTGCTCTTGCTGGAcgacctgctgctgctgctccagcgCCAGGATGAGAGGCTGCTGCTCAAGTCGCACAGCCGGACACTGACACCCACGCCTGACGGCAAGACCATGCTTCGGCCTGTGCTCCGGCTCACCTCTGCCATGACCCGAGAGGTGGCCACTG ATCACAAAGCTTTCTACGTCATTTTTACCTGGGACCATGAAGCCCAGATATATGAGCTGGTGGCACAGACATCGTCAGAACGCAAGAA CTGGTGTGCCCTCATCACTGAGACTGCCGGATCCCTGAAggtccctgcccctgcctcccgcCACAAACCCCGGCCCAGCCCAAGCAG CACCCGAGAGCCCCTGCTAAGCAGCTCTGAGAATGGCACTGGAGGCACAGAGATTGCTCCAGCTGATG CCCGGACAGAGCGGATCCTCAATGACCTCCTGCCCTTCTGCAGACCAGGCCCAGAGGGCCAACTTGCTGCCACAGCCCTTCAAAAAG TACTGTCCCTGAAACAGATCCTGTTAAGCACTGAGGAAGACAGTGGAGCGGGGCCTCCCAGCAATGGTGATGGGGTGCCTGGTGGTGGTGCCCCCAGCCCAGCACACACCCAGGAGATTGAGGAAAACCTGCTTAGCCTAGAAGTGGCCATCAGACAACTGGAG GAGTTAGAAGAGGAATTTTGTCGCCTAAGacccctcctgtctcagcttggAGGGACTCTGTCCCCCAACCTGGCTGCACCTGAACGCTCTGCTCAGACAG GCCTTTCATGA
- the Arhgef1 gene encoding rho guanine nucleotide exchange factor 1 isoform X8, whose protein sequence is MGEVAGGAAPGPPRSGLVSIIIGAEDEDFENELEANSEDQNSQFQSLEQVKRRPAHLMALLQHVALQFEPGPLLCCLHADMLSSLGPKEAKKAFLDFYHSFLEKTAVLRVPVPPNVAFELDRTRPDLISEDVQRRFIQEVVQSQQAAVSRQLEDFRSKRLMGMTPWEQELSLLEPWIGKDRGNYEARERHVAERLLSHLEEIQHTISTDEEKSAAVVTAISLYMRHLGVRTKSGDKKSGRNFFRKKVMGNRRSDEPPKTKKGLSSILDPARWNRGEPSAPDCRHLKVEVDAEKPGPADRKGGLGTSSRDRTVGTPGQDNPGISLHPLSTDSLDSRDPGVDTPQEPGDTPPQGPTSLEPLVPPESTEDNGETERLSGRLGRSESLRVSDRRRPSRGSLGAKGRGGGRSRSDVDMDPGSATAVLGPTRRATPEPGDDGEPGRSGLELEPEEPPGWRELVPPDTLLSLPKSQVKRQEVISELLVTEAAHVRMLRVLHDLFYQPMADGGFFPLEELQNIFPSLDELIEVHSLFLDRLMKRRQESGYLIEEIGDVLLARFDGAEGSWFQKISSRFCSRQSFALEQLKAKQRKEPRFCAFVQEAESRPRCRRLQLKDMIPTEMQRLTKYPLLLQSIGQNTEEPAERGKVELAAECCREILHHVNQAVRDMEDLLRLKDYQRRLDLTHIRQSSDPMLSEFKNLDITKKKLVHEGPLTWRVTKDKAVEVHVLLLDDLLLLLQRQDERLLLKSHSRTLTPTPDGKTMLRPVLRLTSAMTREVATDHKAFYVIFTWDHEAQIYELVAQTSSERKNWCALITETAGSLKVPAPASRHKPRPSPSSTREPLLSSSENGTGGTEIAPADARTERILNDLLPFCRPGPEGQLAATALQKVLSLKQILLSTEEDSGAGPPSNGDGVPGGGAPSPAHTQEIEENLLSLEVAIRQLEELEEEFCRLRPLLSQLGGTLSPNLAAPERSAQTGLS, encoded by the exons ATGGGGGAAGTCGCCGGAGGGGCG GCCCCAGGGCCTCCCCGGTCTGGCCTGGTGTCCATCATCATCGGGGCTGAGGATGAGGATTTTGAGAACGAGCTGGAGGCG AACTCAGAAGATCAAAACAGCCAATTCCAGAGCCTGGAGCAAGTGAAACGACGCCCAGCCCACCTCATGGCCCTCCTGCAGCACGTGGCCCTGCAGTTCGAGCCAGGACCACTG CTCTGCTGCCTGCACGCAGACATGCTAAGCTCACTGGGCCCCAAAGAAGCCAAGAAAGCCTTCCTCGACTTCTATCACAGTTTCCTGGAGAAGACTGCG GTTCTTCGGGTGCCCGTCCCTCCCAATGTCGCTTTTGAACTTG ATCGTACTCGGCCTGATCTCATCTCTGAGGATGTCCAGAGGCGGTTCATACAAGAGGTGGTGCAGAGCCAGCAGGCAGCCGTGAGCCGTCAGCTAGAGGACTTCCGCTCCAAGCGGCTCATGGGCATGACGCCCTGGGAGCAGGAACTGAGCCTGCTAGAACCTTGGATTGGGAAAGACCGAGGCAACTATGAGGCCCGGGAGCGGCATGTTGCAGAGCGGCTGCTCTCCCACCTAGAGGAAATCCA aCATACCATCTCTACAGATGAAGAGAAAAG CGCTGCTGTGGTCACTGCCATCAGCCTCTATATGCGCCACCTTGGGGTCCGGACCAAGAGTGGGGACAAGAAGTCAGGGAGGAACTTCTTCCGGAAAAAG GTGATGGGGAATCGGAGGTCAGATGAGCCCCCCAAGACAAAGAAAGGGCTGAGCAGTATCCTAGATCCTGCCCGTTGGAACCGGGGAGAGCCATCTG CTCCAGATTGTCGACATCTAAAGGTCGAGGTTGATG CAGAGAAGCCAGGCCCTGCAGATCGGAAGGGAGGCCTGGGTACGTCTTCTCGGGACAGGACTGTTGGGACTCCTGGGCAGGACAACCCAGGAATCTCCCTGCACCCTCTGTCTACAGACAGCCTCGACTCCCGGGATCCAG GTGTGGATACCCCGCAGGAGCCAGGGGATACACCTCCACAGGGCCCTACCAGCCTGGAGCCCCTGGTGCCCCCAGAGAGCACGGAGGACAATGGCGAGACTGAGAG GCTGTCAGGGCGTCTGGGGCGCTCAGAGAGCCTGCGGGTGAGTGACCGCCGCCGGCCTTCCCGGGGCAGCCTCGGGGCTAAGGGCCGGGGTGGGGGCCGTTCCCGGAGCGACGTGGACATGGACCCAGGCTCCGCTACGGCCGTGCTTGGCCCTACCCGACGAGCCAC CCCTGAGCCTGGAGATGATGGGGAGCCAGGACGCTCAGGCCTGGAACTGGAACCAGAAGAACCTCCTGGGTGGAGGGAACTCGTTCCCCCAGACACTCTGCTCAGCCTGCCCAAAAGCCAAGTGAAGCGGCAAGAAGTCATCAGCG AGCTGCTGGTGACGGAGGCAGCTCACGTGCGCATGCTACGGGTACTGCATGACCTCTTCTACCAGCCCATGGCAGATGGAGGCTTCTTCCCTCTGGAGGAGCTGCAGAACATCTTCCCCAGCCTGGATGAGCTCATCGAGGTGCACT CCCTGTTCCTCGATCGCTTGATGAAGCGGAGACAAGAGAGTGGCTACCTCATTGAGGAGATCGGTGATGTGCTACTGGCCCGG TTCGATGGTGCTGAGGGTTCATGGTTCCAGAAGATCTCCTCCCGCTTCTGCAGCCGCCAGTCATTCGCTCTAGAGCAGCTCAAAGCCAAGCAGCGCAAGGAGCCTCGATTCTGTGCCTTCGTGCAG gaagctgagagccgCCCACGATGCCGGCGCCTACAATTAAAGGACATGATCCCCACTGAGATGCAGCGACTGACCAAGTACCCACTGCTGCTACAGAGTATTGGGCAGAACACAG AAGAGCCTGCGGAACGGGGGAAAGTGGAGCTTGCCGCTGAGTGCTGCCGTGAGATTCTGCACCATGTCAATCAAGCCGTCCGTGACATGGAGGACCTGCTG CGGCTCAAGGATTACCAGCGTCGCCTGGACTTGACTCACATACGGCAGAGCAGTGACCCTATGCTGAGCGAGTTCAAG aaCCTTGACATCACTAAGAAGAAGTTGGTCCATGAAGGCCCCCTCACATGGCGAGTAACCAAAGACAAAGCTGTAG AGGTGCACGTGCTCTTGCTGGAcgacctgctgctgctgctccagcgCCAGGATGAGAGGCTGCTGCTCAAGTCGCACAGCCGGACACTGACACCCACGCCTGACGGCAAGACCATGCTTCGGCCTGTGCTCCGGCTCACCTCTGCCATGACCCGAGAGGTGGCCACTG ATCACAAAGCTTTCTACGTCATTTTTACCTGGGACCATGAAGCCCAGATATATGAGCTGGTGGCACAGACATCGTCAGAACGCAAGAA CTGGTGTGCCCTCATCACTGAGACTGCCGGATCCCTGAAggtccctgcccctgcctcccgcCACAAACCCCGGCCCAGCCCAAGCAG CACCCGAGAGCCCCTGCTAAGCAGCTCTGAGAATGGCACTGGAGGCACAGAGATTGCTCCAGCTGATG CCCGGACAGAGCGGATCCTCAATGACCTCCTGCCCTTCTGCAGACCAGGCCCAGAGGGCCAACTTGCTGCCACAGCCCTTCAAAAAG TACTGTCCCTGAAACAGATCCTGTTAAGCACTGAGGAAGACAGTGGAGCGGGGCCTCCCAGCAATGGTGATGGGGTGCCTGGTGGTGGTGCCCCCAGCCCAGCACACACCCAGGAGATTGAGGAAAACCTGCTTAGCCTAGAAGTGGCCATCAGACAACTGGAG GAGTTAGAAGAGGAATTTTGTCGCCTAAGacccctcctgtctcagcttggAGGGACTCTGTCCCCCAACCTGGCTGCACCTGAACGCTCTGCTCAGACAG GCCTTTCATGA